A single genomic interval of uncultured Cohaesibacter sp. harbors:
- a CDS encoding tripartite tricarboxylate transporter substrate binding protein: MKKSLLTLSVAAAAVMAAGTVSAADFPARPIQVVVPYSAGGSTDLSLRVFADIFEKNFEDKQMVIRNQPGGGGAIGTSAAVHGRPDGYTLGAAAQGPIAIKPHIGGADYEVDDFNFVGLFARSLQVMVACKDAPFTDFDSFVDYAKTKKPQVGNSGAGGANQVSAEAFAEAAEIKIESIPFQGSSKARTACIGGHIDAMVASPAEAKAAADAGQMTPLFVMEEKRIDLFPDTPTAVEKGVDFTWSSWKGLIAPKNVDADALAWLRDAVKTVATDPAFVQKMTDMGEFVTYEDAETFEKRVRNDSEVAKKVLEDLGMLGMNK, encoded by the coding sequence ATGAAAAAATCCCTACTCACCCTTTCCGTAGCAGCTGCCGCAGTCATGGCAGCTGGCACAGTCTCCGCAGCAGATTTCCCGGCACGTCCTATTCAGGTTGTTGTCCCTTACTCCGCAGGTGGCTCTACCGACCTTTCCTTGCGTGTCTTCGCTGACATCTTCGAAAAGAACTTCGAAGACAAACAGATGGTTATCCGTAACCAGCCAGGTGGCGGCGGCGCTATCGGCACATCTGCAGCCGTGCACGGTCGTCCAGATGGTTACACCCTTGGCGCTGCAGCTCAGGGTCCGATTGCCATCAAGCCACATATCGGCGGTGCAGACTATGAAGTAGACGACTTCAACTTTGTTGGACTGTTTGCTCGTTCACTTCAGGTGATGGTTGCTTGTAAAGACGCACCTTTCACCGATTTTGACAGCTTCGTAGACTATGCCAAAACCAAGAAACCTCAGGTAGGCAACTCCGGTGCTGGCGGTGCCAACCAGGTTTCCGCAGAAGCATTTGCTGAAGCGGCTGAAATCAAGATCGAGTCCATCCCGTTCCAGGGCTCTTCCAAAGCACGTACGGCCTGCATCGGCGGTCATATCGACGCAATGGTTGCCTCGCCTGCAGAAGCCAAAGCTGCTGCTGACGCTGGCCAGATGACACCTCTGTTCGTCATGGAAGAAAAACGCATCGACCTGTTCCCGGATACTCCTACGGCAGTCGAAAAGGGCGTTGACTTCACCTGGTCTTCCTGGAAGGGCCTGATTGCTCCGAAGAATGTAGATGCCGATGCTCTGGCATGGCTGCGCGACGCGGTTAAAACTGTCGCAACTGACCCTGCATTCGTTCAGAAAATGACCGATATGGGCGAATTCGTAACCTACGAAGACGCTGAAACCTTCGAAAAACGCGTTCGCAACGACAGTGAAGTTGCCAAGAAGGTTCTCGAAGACCTCGGCATGCTGGGCATGAACAAGTAA
- a CDS encoding tripartite tricarboxylate transporter permease — protein sequence MDTLSYLAPLLDFEVLWTIALGTLGGLVIGALPGLTATMGVALLIPLTFSMTPVMGLNMLIGIYIGGIYGGCVSSILLRTPGTPASAATVLDGYPLAQKGQAGKALGMATIASTVGGLIAAIVLATLAPQLASVALEFGAPEYFALALFGLTIIASLSGDLVKGAISGLLGILISCVGADPISGVMRYTFGINGFASGFAFTPALIGLFALSEVFTQLERLSTKDDSIITNVTGRWPSMQEMKESASALIRGSLIGTFIGIVPGTGSGTASWISYNEARRSSKNPEKFGTGHVPGVAATESANNAVCASALIPLLALGVPGDVVTAVLMGGLMIQGLAPGPMLFQTNPDVVVGIFGGTFIATIFMFIFGMALIPLFSKILMVPRRMLTISIVIFCFIGSFSINLNQVDLLTMVGFGVLGWGMQKFGFSQAALCIALILGPMMESNLRRGLLQTGDNVIEFISGPITLLFIGLTILSLGWPFISKAIANSKNSKQATNPTE from the coding sequence ATGGACACGCTCTCCTATCTCGCACCCCTACTTGACTTCGAAGTACTCTGGACGATTGCTCTGGGCACTTTGGGCGGGCTGGTAATCGGCGCCCTGCCTGGCCTGACTGCCACAATGGGTGTTGCCCTGCTCATTCCCCTTACTTTCAGCATGACGCCCGTAATGGGCCTAAACATGCTGATCGGCATTTATATTGGCGGCATCTATGGTGGGTGTGTTTCGTCCATTCTCCTTAGAACCCCCGGCACGCCAGCCTCTGCAGCCACCGTGCTTGACGGCTATCCACTGGCCCAGAAAGGGCAGGCGGGTAAGGCCCTCGGAATGGCGACCATCGCCTCTACCGTTGGCGGCCTCATCGCAGCCATCGTGCTCGCAACGCTTGCCCCGCAGCTTGCTAGCGTCGCCTTGGAATTCGGTGCTCCGGAATATTTTGCCCTTGCTCTTTTCGGTCTGACCATCATTGCATCGCTCTCTGGCGATCTGGTGAAGGGCGCGATCTCGGGCCTGCTTGGCATTCTTATCTCTTGTGTGGGCGCAGACCCGATTTCCGGCGTCATGCGTTACACCTTCGGCATCAACGGCTTTGCCTCCGGCTTCGCCTTTACACCAGCCCTGATCGGCTTGTTCGCTCTGTCTGAAGTTTTCACCCAGCTCGAACGCCTTTCCACTAAGGATGATTCAATCATCACCAACGTCACCGGACGCTGGCCAAGCATGCAGGAAATGAAGGAAAGCGCCTCGGCTCTGATCCGTGGCTCCCTCATCGGTACCTTCATCGGTATCGTGCCGGGTACCGGCTCGGGCACCGCCTCCTGGATTTCCTACAACGAAGCGCGCCGCTCTTCGAAAAATCCCGAAAAATTCGGCACAGGTCACGTCCCCGGCGTTGCCGCAACCGAAAGCGCCAATAACGCGGTTTGTGCCTCGGCTCTTATCCCGCTGCTTGCCCTCGGCGTTCCCGGCGATGTTGTGACTGCCGTTCTCATGGGCGGCCTGATGATCCAGGGTCTGGCTCCCGGACCAATGCTCTTCCAGACCAACCCGGACGTTGTCGTCGGCATCTTCGGCGGTACCTTCATCGCAACGATCTTCATGTTCATCTTCGGCATGGCGCTTATCCCGCTCTTCTCGAAGATTCTGATGGTTCCACGCAGAATGCTCACGATCTCCATCGTTATCTTCTGCTTTATCGGTTCCTTCTCGATCAACCTGAACCAGGTTGACTTGCTGACGATGGTAGGTTTCGGGGTACTGGGCTGGGGCATGCAGAAATTCGGTTTCAGCCAGGCGGCCCTGTGTATCGCCCTTATCCTTGGTCCAATGATGGAATCCAACCTGCGCCGCGGTCTGCTCCAGACCGGTGACAATGTGATTGAATTCATCTCCGGTCCAATCACCCTTCTGTTCATTGGCCTGACAATTCTGTCACTTGGCTGGCCATTCATTTCCAAGGCTATTGCGAATTCCAAGAATTCCAAGCAAGCCACAAACCCAACGGAGTAA